A window of the Lactuca sativa cultivar Salinas chromosome 7, Lsat_Salinas_v11, whole genome shotgun sequence genome harbors these coding sequences:
- the LOC111891029 gene encoding cytochrome P450 716B1, translating into MLPLTMELEFFITSWLLLFVFLFSTFLLFRGKKYPDRFPPGSLGLPVIGQSLSLLKALKADKVDKWFQEGITKHGPIWKTNLFGYPTVVLHGPAANKFIYTCDGNILNNSQPPSLSRIFGSKNLSELTGNDHKRVRAALVSFLKLEVLKQYVTKVDAEIQHNLQTHWHGKQDVQAQPVIKTLTFNVICSLLFGIERGPRREKMIPLFQDMIEGVLAIPVNFPFTKFNRGIVARRKLLPMIIDLIHERRETLQEQKQEAINHHKDLISSLLSIHDDDGSPTMSDEEIIDNIIVVMVAGYDTTSSLLTFLVRLLANNESVYSNVVREQEEIAKSKAVGEALTWEDLTKMKYSWRVASEMLRINPPINLSFRRATQDIEYGGYTILKGWQVLLSQSMTHMNNDIFKDPTTFDPTRFEKHAPQPPPFSFVAFGAGPRMCPGVELAKMETLAMMHRLVTQFTWEILKKDESFKRNPMPKFDQGLLVRIKPIKATFMSSQTSL; encoded by the exons ATGTTGCCATTAACAATGGAATTAGAGTTTTTTATAACGTCATGGTTATTGTTATTTGTCTTCTTATTTTCCACTTTCCTTCTTTTTCGAGGTAAGAAATATCCAGATCGATTCCCACCCGGTTCTTTGGGACTACCAGTGATTGGGCAAAGCCTCAGCCTTTTGAAGGCCTTGAAAGCCGATAAGGTCGATAAATGGTTTCAAGAAGGAATAACCAAACACGGGCCTATTTGGAAAACCAATCTTTTTGGATACCCGACAGTTGTTTTACATGGTCCAGCTGCAAATAAGTTCATCTACACTTGTGATGGGAACATACTCAACAACTCACAACCACCATCACTCAGCAGAATCTTTGGTTCGAAAAATTTAAGCGAGTTGACTGGGAATGATCATAAACGAGTTAGAGCGGCTCTTGTTTCATTTCTGAAACTTGAAGTGTTGAAGCAGTATGTTACGAAAGTAGATGCAGAAATCCAGCACAACCTTCAAACACATTGGCATGGTAAACAAGATGTTCAG GCACAACCCGTGATTAAGACCTTGACCTTCAACGTAATTTGCTCGCTACTCTTTGGGATCGAAAGAGGGCctagaagagagaaaatgatacCACTTTTCCAAGACATGATCGAAGGTGTGCTAGCAATTCCAGTCAATTTTCCATTCACTAAGTTCAATCGTGGGATtgtagcaagaaggaaactactGCCAATGATTATAGATCTTATACATGAGAGAAGGGAAACACTTCAAGAACAAAAACAAGAAGCTATTAATCATCATAAAGATCTTATAAGTTCATTACTTAGCATTCATGATGATGATGGATCACCAACGATGTCTGATGAGGAGATCATTGACAACATCATTGTTGTGATGGTTGCAGGATATGATACAACCTCATCCCTCCTTACGTTTTTGGTTAGACTTTTGGCCAACAATGAATCTGTCTACTCAAATGTAGTTCGTG AACAAGAAGAAATTGCCAAGAGTAAAGCAGTCGGGGAAGCTTTGACATGGGAAGACCTAACCAAGATGAAGTACTCATGGAGAGTAGCATCCGAGATGTTAAGGATAAACCCTCCCATTAATTTGAGCTTCCGACGAGCTACGCAAGATATTGAGTATGGAGGATATACAATTCTTAAAGGATGGCAA GTGTTGTTATCTCAATCCATGACACACATGAACAATGACATTTTCAAAGACCCGACCACGTTTGATCCAACACGGTTTGAGAAGCATGCACCACAACCACCACCTTTTAGTTTTGTAGCATTTGGAGCAGGACCTAGGATGTGTCCTGGTGTCGAGCTTGCAAAAATGGAAACTTTAGCTATGATGCATCGCTTGGTGACACAGTTTACATGGGAGATTCTTAAGAAAGATGAATCCTTCAAGAGAAACCCAATGCCAAAATTCGATCAAGGATTGTTAGTTCGGATCAAACCCATAAAAGCAACATTTATGTCATCGCAAACTTCATTGTAG
- the LOC111890912 gene encoding cytochrome P450 716B1, with translation MELKIFITFLLLLLLFLFSIFLLFGGKKYPDRLPPGSLGLPVIGQSLDLLKALKADKVDKWFQEGITKHGPIWKASLFGYPTVVLHGPTANKFIYTCDGNILTNSQPPSISRIMGSNNLFELAGHDHKRVRAAVALFLKLEVLKQYVMKVDEEIQHHLQMHWHGNHEIQVQPLIKTLTFNVICSLLFGIERGPRRDKLLPHFQDMIEGILAIPINLPFTQFNRGILARKNLVPMLIDLIREKREALEEQKQHANPHKDLITSLLSIRNDDGSTTMSDEEIIDNIILVMIAGYDTTSILLTFLVRLLANNESVYSTIVREQEEIAKSKAPGEALTWEDLTKMKYTWRVASEMLRINSPVILSFRRATQDIEYGGFIIPKGWQVVLSSSMTHMNNDIFENPTMFDPTRFEKHSPQPPPFSFVPFGGGPRMCPGIELAKMETLVMMHRLVTQFTWELIKKDESFKRNPMPEFDQGLFVRITPIKSNIYVI, from the exons ATGGAATTAAAGATTTTCATAACGTTCTTATTATTGTTgctgttatttttattttctatttttcttctttttggaGGTAAGAAATATCCAGATCGACTTCCACCCGGTTCTTTGGGATTACCGGTAATAGGGCAAAGTCTCGACCTTTTGAAGGCCTTGAAAGCCGATAAGGTCGATAAATGGTTTCAAGAAGGAATAACAAAACACGGGCCTATTTGGAAAGCCAGTCTTTTTGGATACCCGACAGTTGTTTTACATGGTCCAACTGCAAATAAGTTCATCTACACTTGTGATGGAAACATACTCACCAACTCACAACCACCATCAATTAGTAGAATCATGGGTTCAAATAATTTATTCGAGTTGGCTGGCCATGATCATAAACGAGTCAGGGCAGCCGTTGCGTTGTTTCTAAAGCTAGAAGTGTTGAAACAATATGTTATGAAAGTAGATGAAGAAATCCAACATCACCTTCAAATGCATTGGCATGGTAACCATGAGATTCAG GTGCAACCGCTGATAAAGACCTTAACCTTCAATGTAATTTGCTCACTTCTATTTGGGATCGAAAGAGGGCCTAGAAGAGACAAACTCCTACCACATTTCCAAGACATGATCGAAGGTATACTAGCAATCCCAATCAATTTGCCATTCACTCAATTCAATCGTGGGATTTTAGCAAGAAAGAACCTAGTACCTATGTTGATAGATCTTATACGTGAGAAAAGGGAAGCACTTGAAGAACAAAAACAACATGCTAATCCTCATAAAGATCTCATCACTTCGTTGCTTAGTATTCGTAATGATGATGGCTCAACAACGATGTCCGATGAGGAGATCATTGACAACATCATCCTCGTGATGATTGCAGGATATGATACAACCTCAATCCTCCTTACATTTTTGGTTAGACTTTTGGCTAACAACGAATCCGTCTACTCAACTATAGTTCGTG AGCAAGAAGAAATTGCCAAGAGTAAAGCACCAGGGGAAGCTTTGACATGGGAAGACCTTACCAAGATGAAGTACACATGGAGAGTTGCATCCGAGATGTTGAGGATAAACTCTCCAGTGATTTTAAGCTTCCGGCGAGCTACACAAGATATTGAGTATGGAGGATTTATAATTCCTAAAGGATGGCAA GTGGTGTTGTCTTCGTCAATGACACACATGAACAATGACATTTTTGAAAACCCGACCATGTTTGATCCAACACGTTTTGAGAAGCATtcaccacaaccaccaccttTTAGTTTTGTGCCTTTTGGAGGAGGGCCAAGAATGTGTCCTGGTATTGAGCTTGCAAAAATGGAAACTTTAGTCATGATGCATCGATTGGTGACACAGTTTACTTGGGAGCTTATTAAGAAAGATGAATCGTTCAAGAGAAATCCAATGCCAGAATTCGATCAAGGATTGTTCGTTAGGATCACACCCATAAAAAGCAACATTTATGTCATCTAA
- the LOC111890993 gene encoding cytochrome P450 716B1, producing MELEIFIIPLLLFLFSIFVLFRGKENPDRLPPGSLGLPVIGQSLDLLKAMKADKVDKWFQEGITKHGPIWKASLFGYPTVVLHGPAANKFVYTFDGNILTNTQPPSMSRIIGSKNLSELTGNDHKRVRAALTSFLKLEVLKQYVAKVDEEIQHHLQTHWHGKHEVQVQPLIKTLTFNVICSLLFGIERGLKRDKILPHFKHMIEGVLAIPINLPFTQFNRGILARRKLVPIILDLIREKREALEEQKQQANHHKDLITELLCMRNEDGSTTTSDEEITDNIILVMAAGYDTTSALLTFLVRLLANNESIYSTLVHEQEEIAKNKAHGEALTWEDLTKMKYTWRVASEMLRINPPVNLNFRRTMQDIEYGGFIIPKGWQVLISQSMTHMNNDIFQDPTMFDPKRFEKHAPQPPPFSFVPFGAGPRMCPGIELAKMEILAMTHRLVTRFSWELVKKDESFKRNPMPEFDQGLFVRIKPTKA from the exons ATGGAATTAGAGATTTTTATAATACCattgttattatttttattttccatttttgttCTTTTTCGAGGTAAGGAAAATCCAGACCGACTCCCGCCCGGTTCTTTGGGACTACCCGTGATAGGGCAAAGCCTCGACCTTTTGAAGGCAATGAAAGCTGATAAAGTCGATAAATGGTTTCAAGAAGGAATAACAAAACACGGGCCTATTTGGAAAGCCAGTCTTTTTGGATACCCGACAGTTGTTTTACATGGTCCAGCTGCAAATAAGTTCGTCTACACTTTCGATGGGAACATACTCACCAACACACAACCACCATCAATGAGTCGAATCATCGGTTCCAAAAATTTAAGCGAGTTAACCGGGAATGATCATAAACGAGTAAGAGCTGCTCTTACTTCGTTTTTGAAGCTTGAAGTGTTGAAGCAATATGTTGCAAAAGTAGATGAAGAAATCCAGCACCACCTTCAAACACATTGGCATGGTAAACATGAGGTTCAG GTGCAACCCCTGATAAAGACCTTAACCTTCAATGTAATTTGCTCACTTCTCTTTGGGATCGAAAGAGGGCTTAAAAGAGATAAGATCCTACCACATTTCAAACACATGATCGAAGGTGTGCTAGCAATTCCAATTAATTTGCCTTTCACTCAATTCAATCGTGGGAttttagcaagaaggaaactagtACCAATAATTTTAGATCTTATTCGTGAGAAAAGGGAAGCACTTGAAGAACAAAAACAACAAGCTAATCACCATAAAGATCTCATCACTGAGTTGCTTTGCATGCGTAATGAGGATGGCTCAACAACGACATCTGATGAGGAGATCACTGACAACATCATCCTCGTGATGGCTGCAGGATACGATACAACCTCAGCCCTCCTTACGTTTTTAGTTAGACTTTTGGCTAACAACGAATCTATTTACTCAACTTTAGTTCATG AACAAGAAGAGATTGCCAAGAATAAAGCACATGGGGAAGCTTTGACATGGGAAGATCTTACAAAGATGAAGTACACGTGGAGAGTTGCATCCGAGATGTTGAGGATAAACCCTCCCGTGAATTTGAACTTCCGACGAACTATGCAAGATATTGAGTACGGAGGATTTATAATTCCTAAAGGATGGCAA GTGTTGATATCTCAATCCATGACACACATGAACAATGACATTTTCCAAGACCCGACCATGTTTGATCCAAAGCGTTTTGAGAAGCATGCACCACAACCACCACCTTTCAGTTTTGTGCCGTTTGGAGCAGGGCCAAGGATGTGTCCTGGTATTGAACTTGCAAAAATGGAAATTTTAGCTATGACGCATCGCTTGGTGACAAGGTTCAGTTGGGAACTTGTCAAGAAAGACGAATCATTTAAGAGAAACCCAATGCCAGAATTCGATCAAGGATTGTTCGTGCGGATCAAACCCACAAAAGCATAA